One Malus sylvestris chromosome 14, drMalSylv7.2, whole genome shotgun sequence DNA segment encodes these proteins:
- the LOC126599952 gene encoding heavy metal-associated isoprenylated plant protein 7-like, which yields MGEEEKKPEEKKMEEKKPEAEEKKAGEKKPEAAEQKKEKAEEGKDGKAEAKEGDAATAPPPPPPPQEIVLKVYMHCEGCARKVKRCLKGFQGVEDVSTDCKTHKVVVKGEKAEPIKVLERVQRKSHRQVELLSPIPKPPAEEKEKPKPEEKKEEPQVITVVLKVHMHCDACAQEIKKRILRIKGVESAEADLKSSEVTVKGVFDPPKLVDYVHKRTGKHAAIVKQEPEKKEKEKAKDEKKGGEVGDKDKKGKDGGGDEAKAEENKENKGDNNEAAAAAAGGAPEGAAAEETKVVELMKKNENYSYPPRYAMEHYAYPPQIMEQYANPPQIMEQYAYPPQIFSDENPNACSIM from the exons ATGGGGGAG GAGGAGAAGAAACCAgaggagaagaaaatggaggagAAGAAGCCAGAGGCGGAGGAGAAGAAGGCGGGAGAGAAAAAGCCTGAGGCTGCCGAGCAAAAGAAGGAGAAAGCCGAGGAGGGAAAAGATGGGAAAGCAGAGGCCAAGGAGGGTGATGCCGCCACCGCTCCTCCGCCTCCGCCGCCACCCCAAGAAATTGTGCTCAAAGTTTATATGCATTGTGAGGGATGTGCTCGCAAGGTCAAGCGGTGCCTCAAAGGATTTCAag gggTGGAAGATGTGAGCACAGATTGCAAGACTCACAAGGTGGTGGTGAAGGGAGAGAAGGCTGAACCAATTAAGGTTCTTGAAAGAGTTCAGAGGAAGAGCCACCGGCAGGTGGAGCTTCTCTCTCCAATCCCAAAACCGCCGGCGGAGGAGAAAGAGAAGCCCAAACcagaggaaaagaaagaagag CCCCAGGTAATCACAGTGGTGCTGAAAGTTCACATGCATTGCGACGCCTGTGCCCAAGAAATCAAGAAACGCATTCTCAGAATAAAAG GAGTGGAATCTGCTGAGGCGGATCTTAAGAGCTCAGAGGTGACAGTGAAGGGTGTGTTTGATCCGCCTAAGCTAGTTGATTATGTGCACAAAAGAACCGGGAAGCACGCGGCGATCGTGAAGCAAGAAccggagaagaaagagaaagaaaaagccAAAGATGAGAAGAAAGGTGGTGAAGTAGGTGACAAAGATAAGAAGGGCAAAGATGGTGGTGGCGATGAAGCGAAAGCAGAAGAGAACAAGGAAAATAAAGGTGACAACAATGAAGCTGCCGCCGCGGCCGCTGGTGGTGCACCGGAAGGAGCTGCCGCAGAAGAGACCAAGGTGGTGGAGCTGATGAAGAAGAATGAAAACTATTCTTACCCACCAAGGTATGCCATGGAACACTATGCCTACCCACCTCAGATCATGGAACAGTATGCAAACCCACCTCAGATCATGGAACAGTATGCCTACCCACCTCAGATCTTCAGTGATGAGAACCCTAATGCCTGCTCTATCATGTAA